The Pseudomonadota bacterium genomic interval CTGCCGATCTTCGCGTTTGGCCTGATCGGCGGCATCGCGGCCTACGCGATCGGGCTGCCGATGCCCTTTATGCTCGGCGGCATCGCGGGCGCTGCGAGCTTCGTGCTCTGGTACGAGCGCGACGACAAACGGCTGCCCAAGCTTTCGCGCTGGGTACGCCTGGTGTTCATGTCGATCATCGGGTCGATGATCGGGACGCGCTTCACGCCCGAGCTCTTGACGCTGGTGCCGCACTTCTGGGTGTCGGGGCTCGCGTTGGTGCCGTTCATCCTCATGGCCCACGGCGGCAGCTACGCGATCATGCGGGGCCTGGGCGGGTACGAGAAACTCGATGCCTACTTCGCCGCCTTGCCGGGTGGCATCATCGACTCGGCCGCGCTGGCCGAGGAGGCGGGCGCCGACCTGCGCGTGGTGACCTCCCAGCACTTCATCCGCATCATTTTGGTGGTGGTGTCGGTGCCGCTGCTCTTCCTCTTTATCGAGGGCGAGGCGGTGGGTTCGCTCGCGGGTGAGACGCTCGCCACAAGTGACTACGACGCGACCGACGTCGCGGTGATCGTTGGCATCGCCATGGTTGGTCTGATGATCGGACAACAGACCAAGCTGCCGGTGTCGCACATGCTCGGGCCCTTGCTGCTGGCCTTGCTGTTGTCGGTGGGCGGGTTCATCGACGTCAATATTCCTCCCTGGCTCGGGCACGCAGCACAATACATGGTTGGCACCGCACTCGGCGCGCAATTCTCCGGCATCTCGCGGCGGCAGCTTGCGCGCGGCCTGCGCATGGGCCTCTTGAGCGGTGTGTACATGCTGGTGTTGGCCGGGAGCTTCGCTTATGTCCTCGCGGCCAACGTGCCGGCGGACTTCGGCGCGATGTTCATCAGCTTTGCCGCCGGTGGCCTGGCCGAGATGAGCCT includes:
- a CDS encoding AbrB family transcriptional regulator, with protein sequence MSALDRRFLPIFAFGLIGGIAAYAIGLPMPFMLGGIAGAASFVLWYERDDKRLPKLSRWVRLVFMSIIGSMIGTRFTPELLTLVPHFWVSGLALVPFILMAHGGSYAIMRGLGGYEKLDAYFAALPGGIIDSAALAEEAGADLRVVTSQHFIRIILVVVSVPLLFLFIEGEAVGSLAGETLATSDYDATDVAVIVGIAMVGLMIGQQTKLPVSHMLGPLLLALLLSVGGFIDVNIPPWLGHAAQYMVGTALGAQFSGISRRQLARGLRMGLLSGVYMLVLAGSFAYVLAANVPADFGAMFISFAAGGLAEMSLIALSLNFNPIVVALHHLVRILLTVYIGRFLSIRVFKLVPRR